The genomic window GTTGCTGTCTGGACTGTTGTTTAGGCTCAATATGATAAAATAAATTCTTTCGATCAAACCCTGAACAAAATAATTGTGCTTGCTGTAAATGTAAGCGCTCAATTATCTCCTGCTGGGTTCGTTTATCTGCAGTTGCTGTTAAGGCAATGCGAGGTACTTGTGGAAACTCCTGGGCTAAACAGCCAAGTGTTAAATAGTCAGGCCGAAAGTCATGCCCCCATTGGGAAACACAATGGGCCTCATCAATAGCAAACAATGCCAAAGGAATTTGTTGAAACACACGCCTAAGTCGTTCACTTTTTAAACGCTCTGGAGCCACATAGAGTATATCAAGCTGACCGGCCAACAATGCTTGCTCTGTGGCCTGGCGCTGCTCCCTGGTTAAATGGCCATGAAGTGCCGCAGCATTAATACCATTTTCCATCAACCCCGCTACCTGATCCTGCATCAGTGCTATTAAAGGTGACACCACAATCGCAGTACCAGCACGCGCAATAGCAGGCAGCTGATAACAAAGAGACTTACCGGCACCTGTTGGCATAATCACAACTGCATCTTGATCATTAACCAATGTGGTTATAATTTCAGCTTGCTGTCCTCTAAACTCATCGTAGCCAAACACTTTTTTTAGTAAGTTCTTTAATTCAGCTTGCGTAGTGTGGCTCACCCAGTTTTACTCCCACTGTTTATACAAACCTAGTGCTGCACTCTATAAATAAAGCGGCACTTTACAGGCCACTATGTCGTTAGCTACAAGGCGCTTTTCTACAGGACTCGTTTTTTCAGGAAAGGCAAGAGTATATAGTGAGTCAGTAGTCCTGAATAGCAAGCAAGAAAAATAGCTAATTGAAAACCCAGCATTTTCAATTTATTCCAATAGACTTAAAATAGATTTTATTTTTTGATAGTTGAGACATAATGCTACACACTTCTTTTCAACAACACATTGATCAACTTGAGCAATTGTTAGGCCACCCTGCTCTAACAGAAGATGGTTTAACGGGTTTAGAGTGTTTAGGCCTACTCACAGCGAACGCTATTATTCCCAGTATTGAGGGGCAAGCTGTTTGCCAAGTGGTTATTGGTGAATCAACCCTGCCAGAGTCGTTTCCGCAAGATAAGCTAGCCTCAGTTTTAAATAAACTGGCTGAGCAAATTCAACGCCAGTTGTATCTTGCCGAACCACCTTTGCTACCCTTCCAGTTCACTGAAGAAAATCAGTGGTTAGATGCAGCTGAAGCCTGGTCAATTGGCTTTATGACCACCGTTTTTGAAGCAGAAGCTCTCTGGTTTAACAAAGACCATCAAGAGGTCAGTGAATTATTACTGCCAATCATGGTGCTTTCTGGATTATTCAGTGATCAACCTGAGTTTGTAGAAATGAGGGAGGATGCCGAGTTGGTAGAAGACATGTTTAACCAACTGGCTGATGTTGTGACTGAGCTTTATTTAATATTTCAAGCCCCAGAAGAAAAGCCTAAGTTTCATAAATCTAAAAAGAAGTAAGGATAAAAAAAGGCCATTCTAAATGGCCTTTTTTTATCCTCTTAACTCTATCATGGGCTGCTTTTCAACCAAACTTCAACACGGCTATTTTTGACTTTGGTCGCGGGATCGTTATTAGACTGGGTTAAATGAAGTGCCCCATAGCCAATAACCTTCAACGAGTTGCGATCCAGCCCAGCTTTAATGAGTTCGCGCTTAACAACTTTTGCCCGTAAGTTAGCTAATAATTCTGTTTTTTTCGCATTACCCGCTTCCTCTGCAAACCCCCGAACAATGAAACTAACAGGGCCATTTTTTCTTTGCTGTTCATAAAAGGCCTTCATCCGTTTTAAGTCACGGTTACCTTTATTGTCTAGCTTGGCTTTTCCTATCTGAAACCGGAAGTTAACAGATAAACGACGATAGCCTTTCACCTGCTCAATATAATCGGCGGGAAATTTAGCAGCTAATTGTTGGTTAAGCATTGCTATATTTTGACCAACAAACCCTGCTTCATTCACAATCTCTTGTCCTTTTGCACTCAAAGCATATTCAACAAACTCTTTCGCTAATGTCGATGGAGTATTAGGACTTACATAAAAATATAATCGACGTCCTAAAGGGTAATCCTCCGTTGCTACATTCAGTAAATTAGGTTCTAAGTAATTATCCCCTCCTGCTGAAATCGCTAATGGTTTAGCGTTTCCTATACTGTTTAAACCAACAAAACCGATGGCTCCTGAACTTGCTGCGACTTTACGCGCTAGCTCCGCATTTGATTCAAACCGCTCTGTTCCAGCTACAAGTGACTGCTTTTTCAATACGAGCCCATTAAAGGTATCCCAAGTACCAGAGGCATCATCTCGCGCAAAGCAGATAACTTTTAAAGGTGCCCCCCCTATCTGGCTCCAACTAGAAATATTACCAGTAAATAGCCTGCCAACCTGCTCCACAGACAGCTGCTTGAGTGGATTAGACTGATTAACAATAATCGCTAGCCCATCAATCGCTAAAATATGTTCTGCTGTATCACTTTTAAAATCACCCTTAGAGCTTAACAACTTATGTTCTTTGTCTTTAATCGACCTAGATGCAGCAGCAATGTCTGCTTTTCCTGCTGCGATGGCTTTAAAACCGGAGGAAGACCCATGAGCTTTAACGACAATGGCCACTGATTTATTTTGCTGTTTGGCTAGCCCAACGATCTCCTTTTCGTTGGTTGCTAATTCTTTTTCCTGAATTTCAGTTAAGCCTTTATCAGCTAAATACTGTCGCACAAGCGCAGGCCCTAACTTAGCTCCGATGGTATTTGAGCCAGCAATCGTAAATAAAGTGATTTTAGGCTGAGGATTTTTAGAAAAATCTGGTAATGGAGCTAACTCAAGTGCATAGCAAAATGAACTGACTGACCAACTTGCCAGAAGGAAGGCTAAAGTGACTACTTTTTGGCACAAAGCCTCCTTTCTTCGTTTATGTTGATATACTGCAATCAAACTGATACTTCCTCTGTCAAACTAACTATATACTTATTCAACGTAATTCAATTTACATAAATATGACAGAAAGATACTAATTTCTTTGTAGTAATGATTCACAAAAAACACAAGGTTGGATATAAGGATGCAGCTCAAATCATTCTACAGTTCAAATTGTCTAACAACTTTTTGCTTTCATATCAAAGGTTGCTCAAATCCTAATAACAGCTTATAACTATTCCAAAGACTGCTGACGTTTTCTTAAAGGATATCCCTTCAAGCAAATACTCAACAGTTCTAACCCTTTTTCTCTGTTTCACTGTTAGCTAATATGAGTAAACGATACGAACTGGTATTCCATGGTGAGCTGATCTCTGGCTTTACAGAAACTGCAGCCAAACAAAATGTAGCGAAGTTATTTAAAGCCAATGAGCAACAAATAGCTATTTTCTTCTCTGGCAAACGAGTGGTGATTAAAAACCAGCTAGATCAAGCCACTGGCGAAAAATACTTACAGGCCTTGAAAAAAGCAGGCTTAAACTGTCAGCTGACAGAGATGGGGGCTTCAGATTCAGCCGCATCCAGCCGACCCACTTCACATGCTAAGCAACCACCTCCGGCTCAGGCTCAGCAGCCTCCTAAACCAGCAGAGCCATCTGACCAGGCTAGCCAGGCAGAAAGTAGCGAAGCTTCTGTTGATGCTCCTGAGTGGTCTATTGCGCCTACCGGTTCACTGATGAAGGAACCCTCAAAAACAGCACCGCCTCCCCCACCAGATACCAGTGAGCTCTCAATTGCACCAATGAAAGGCTATATTGTGGAACCAAGCAAAAAAACACCACCACCTGCACCAGATACAAGTCATTTATCAGTTAAACCAGCAGAGAAAAAGGACTAATTGTTAGTGAATAAACGGCTAGAGAATAGTTGTTATACAGCCTTAAGGGTACTGCTGGAACCAAGTAATCATGGCGACTGGTGACTCAGGCACCCATTGGTGTCCGGCTAAATAATCAGTTACTCGGCTGGTGGGAATATTCTGCTCTTGTAGTTTTACGTAGTATTGATCCATGGTCCACCAAGGCACCACGGTATCTAAAAAGCCGTGTACAAATAAAGTCGGTGGGTGAGCACCAGGCAACAAGTGAGGCACACTACAGGTTGTCCCTGTACAGGTGGCATATGAAGCAGAATGTATCACTAACGCTTTAAATTCATTGGTAAAGGAAATAGCCATCCTGCTGGTATTATAGCCACCACTGGCCATACCAGTGGCATATTTTCGATTATCATTGATAGGCCCAAACGTTCCTTGCTTGATAGCCGATAATAAGTTTTTAAAAAAACGGTAATCACTGGTTAGCTCATATTGGGTAAATGGCCCTGCAGAGTTAGTTAACCAATCCAGCTCTGCTTCAGCCTTAGGTGCCAAAACAGCAAACCCCTGATCTAGCAACCTTTTTACAGCTAGGGTTTCATAGTAACTGCCCAACGGATCATCTGTTGAGCGTTTAAACTGAACAGGAAAGAAATTACCTTGAAAAAATAACACAGCAGGCCAGCCCTCCTTTGGTGGTTCACCCAGAGGGAGCTGGTATTTTACTTCGCGAGAAAGGTGTTGATTGACAGGAACTACATATACCTTGTAACTACACTCGATTTTACCTGGCTTAAACAGTGTTTTTGGAGTAGTAAGACAGCGGCTCGCTCCCCAACTGAATACACTTAGGCAACACAAACTAAAACCATATAATAAAACACGAGCAGCCCAGCAGGCTAACTGGCTAATAGTCAGACAATAATCGTGTTCGTATATTCGGCAATTGTTGTCTTCCATGACCCAATATTGTAGTTATCTTAATCAAAATTCAGTTACTATAAATGTAGGCTATCCCAATTAGCCGTCAACTTCGCTCAAATATTTGGTTGAGCGCAAAGCTAAGGGCACCTCTAATAAAATCAAATTCATCAAGGCAGTTACTCTCTCGTATTATTTGTAATCAGGCTTACCTTGAATTGCACCGCCCCTCAACAACAGGTATTTTTAACAGCCTGCCTTGCCTGACCAGGCAAACGCTTTTATGTTCACACTCCTACAATTGATGCTAATGAGGATCCTCATGAAAAAAGCCTATTTGATAGTGAATACCTTGTTATTAAGTAGCTGGTTATTTATCAGCAATGCTTTCGCCACCAATCCTGTTGTTGTATTTGAAACGAATAAAGGACACATAGAGCTGGAACTTTACGCAAATAAAGCACCTATTTCAGTCAAGAATTTTTTACAATATGTTAATGATGAGTTTTATAATGGGTTAATTTTTCATCGAGTCATTCCTGGCTTTATGATTCAAGGTGGTGGTTTTGACCCTCAGCTAAACCGTCAAAATACTCGACCTAGTATCAAAAACGAAGCCAATAATGGTTTAAAAAACCTGCGTGGCACCATTGCCATGGCACGTTTACCTTCCCCTGACACAGCCACTTCCCAGTTTTTTATTAATCTAAAAGATAACGCCTTTCTAGACCATGGTGCTAGAGACTTTGGCTATGCAGTCTTTGGTAAAGTAACTGCCGGTATCGAAGTGGTTGACACCATTGCTAAGACCAACACTGGTAATAAGCAAGGCATGCAGAATGTGCCTGTAGAATCCATCATTATCAAAAAAGCTTGGCAGAAAAAACAAGAAACACCTAAAGACCAAAAGCAGTCTGACAAAAAGTAGTCAATGGAGTTATATGAGGTGAAGGTTTGGAGATGGCGGCAGCCTCTACCAGCCACATCTCGGCACATGAAGTCCCTGCTACCGTTGCTCCCTTCCGGGCCTGGCGGGGTTTACAGATATTCATTGCGAGAGGACCGATAAAGGCCACCATAACGCGTTTGTCGTGCACTGCCGACGGCTGCGCATTCTGCCTAATTCCCCAGTAAAATGCAAGTATAAATTTTTGCAGCATGCTACAAAAGAGTAACTCGTAGTACCAGTAGCCTGATTGGCCTGCAACGTATCTCTTACTTACAAGATGCTGCGCTAGTTATTAAACACCATTTATCCATGACGTATTATTATGCTTTACTTCGCTCAGACTGTTTACACTTATTCTATAGTTACATAATAAAATTGTAATCTAACCAATGACGGCAGTAGCAGCAGTGACACACTCTACAACCATTGTCCCGATTTTAGCAGGTGGGGGAACACGCTTACCCGCTCATGTTGGTATCTTACAAGGCTTAAAAGAATTAGGTATCGGTTTTCAACACATAGTGGGTGTATCAGGTGGCAGTATTGTTTCTTCACTTTATGCCACAGGCAAAAGTGTTGACGAACTGAAGGAGCTGACACTACATGTGGACTTTCAACAGTTTCGTGGTCAATCAATCATCAGCCTAATTCGATCTGGCGGCCTATCCAACGGGCATGTATTTGAGCACTGGTTAGATGATCAGCTTGGAGGCGTCACCTTTAAAGACTTAGCATTAGATTTACACATTGTTGCAACAGACGTTGCCTCCAGCCAACCCGTTATTTTTAATCGGACAAACACCCCTGACCTCAAGGTAGCTAAAGCCGTACGCTTCTCAATTTCCATTCCACTCATTTTCAGCTTCCAGCACTTTGATGACCATGTATTAGTTGACGGCAGTATTCTATCTGAAGATGCATTGCATCGTGACTGGTCTGGTGATAATACGCCGGTAATCTGTTTCCGTATGCGCAGTAGCCAAAAGCATACTCAAATTAGCTCCAACAGCCTAATGCCTATTAAAGATTATTTAAGTATGCTTATTCGTACTTTCATGACAACCATTTCCAGGGAATATATTAATGAAGCTTTTTGGCACTCGACTATTATTGTCGATACCAAACACTTTTCTCCAGTTGAGTTTAATCTGTCAGAAACGGATAAGCTCACACTATATGACATGGGTTATCAAACAACACTACAGTATGTTCCAC from Spartinivicinus poritis includes these protein-coding regions:
- a CDS encoding YecA family protein, whose amino-acid sequence is MLHTSFQQHIDQLEQLLGHPALTEDGLTGLECLGLLTANAIIPSIEGQAVCQVVIGESTLPESFPQDKLASVLNKLAEQIQRQLYLAEPPLLPFQFTEENQWLDAAEAWSIGFMTTVFEAEALWFNKDHQEVSELLLPIMVLSGLFSDQPEFVEMREDAELVEDMFNQLADVVTELYLIFQAPEEKPKFHKSKKK
- a CDS encoding phosphate ABC transporter substrate-binding/OmpA family protein; its protein translation is MIAVYQHKRRKEALCQKVVTLAFLLASWSVSSFCYALELAPLPDFSKNPQPKITLFTIAGSNTIGAKLGPALVRQYLADKGLTEIQEKELATNEKEIVGLAKQQNKSVAIVVKAHGSSSGFKAIAAGKADIAAASRSIKDKEHKLLSSKGDFKSDTAEHILAIDGLAIIVNQSNPLKQLSVEQVGRLFTGNISSWSQIGGAPLKVICFARDDASGTWDTFNGLVLKKQSLVAGTERFESNAELARKVAASSGAIGFVGLNSIGNAKPLAISAGGDNYLEPNLLNVATEDYPLGRRLYFYVSPNTPSTLAKEFVEYALSAKGQEIVNEAGFVGQNIAMLNQQLAAKFPADYIEQVKGYRRLSVNFRFQIGKAKLDNKGNRDLKRMKAFYEQQRKNGPVSFIVRGFAEEAGNAKKTELLANLRAKVVKRELIKAGLDRNSLKVIGYGALHLTQSNNDPATKVKNSRVEVWLKSSP
- a CDS encoding extracellular medium-chain-length polyhydroxyalkanoate depolymerase, with translation MEDNNCRIYEHDYCLTISQLACWAARVLLYGFSLCCLSVFSWGASRCLTTPKTLFKPGKIECSYKVYVVPVNQHLSREVKYQLPLGEPPKEGWPAVLFFQGNFFPVQFKRSTDDPLGSYYETLAVKRLLDQGFAVLAPKAEAELDWLTNSAGPFTQYELTSDYRFFKNLLSAIKQGTFGPINDNRKYATGMASGGYNTSRMAISFTNEFKALVIHSASYATCTGTTCSVPHLLPGAHPPTLFVHGFLDTVVPWWTMDQYYVKLQEQNIPTSRVTDYLAGHQWVPESPVAMITWFQQYP
- a CDS encoding peptidylprolyl isomerase produces the protein MKKAYLIVNTLLLSSWLFISNAFATNPVVVFETNKGHIELELYANKAPISVKNFLQYVNDEFYNGLIFHRVIPGFMIQGGGFDPQLNRQNTRPSIKNEANNGLKNLRGTIAMARLPSPDTATSQFFINLKDNAFLDHGARDFGYAVFGKVTAGIEVVDTIAKTNTGNKQGMQNVPVESIIIKKAWQKKQETPKDQKQSDKK
- a CDS encoding patatin-like phospholipase family protein, which codes for MTAVAAVTHSTTIVPILAGGGTRLPAHVGILQGLKELGIGFQHIVGVSGGSIVSSLYATGKSVDELKELTLHVDFQQFRGQSIISLIRSGGLSNGHVFEHWLDDQLGGVTFKDLALDLHIVATDVASSQPVIFNRTNTPDLKVAKAVRFSISIPLIFSFQHFDDHVLVDGSILSEDALHRDWSGDNTPVICFRMRSSQKHTQISSNSLMPIKDYLSMLIRTFMTTISREYINEAFWHSTIIVDTKHFSPVEFNLSETDKLTLYDMGYQTTLQYVPQKVWEDEEQHSVANQTTG